From Cryptococcus neoformans var. neoformans B-3501A chromosome 6, whole genome shotgun sequence, the proteins below share one genomic window:
- a CDS encoding hypothetical protein (HMMPfam hit to dCMP_cyt_deam, Cytidine and deoxycytidylate deaminase zinc-binding region, score: 79.8, E(): 7.2e-21), with protein MREALIMAEEALTNDEVPVGCVFVKGGQAIARARNRTNEWRNATLHAELEAIDHLLPSHPAPLSTITLYVTVEPCVMCASALRQVGIGRVVYGCGNDRFGGCGSVIPVNNSPRLDSHPAYVAVGGFYREEAIMLLRRFYMSQNPNAPKPKKKATRVLKTDIPPPPSRNTTPQSSRPSSTVPSQRRPVPSTDASTTGTSTPILSEGENKLREQVMRDDGLPIGSTMVSTPNETPVPQERK; from the exons ATGCGGGAAGCTCTGATAATG GCGGAAGAAGCTCTTACAAATGACGAAGTTCCTGTGGGATGTGTATTCGTGAAAGGCGGACAAGCTATTGCCAGGGCCCGGAACAGAACTAACGAATGGAGAAAT GCTACACTCCACGCCGAACTCGAAGCTAttgatcatcttctcccctcccATCCCGCGCCCTTATCGACTATAACGTTGTATGTCACCGTGGAACCTTGTGTGATGTGCGCCTCTGCACTGAGGCAGGTAGGAATTGGAAGAGTAGTATATGGTTGTGGGAATGATagatttggaggatgtggaagCGTTATTCCTGTGAACAACTC ACCAAGGCTGGATTCACATCCGGCATATGTGGCCGTTGGAGGGTTTTACCGTGAAGAGGCTATTATGCTTTTACGGCGATTCTACATGTCCCAAAATCCCAATG CACCAAAACCCAAAAAGAAGGCAACCCGAGTTCTCAAAACCGATAtccctccgcctccttccAGAAATACAACTCCACAATCTTCCCGTCCGTCTTCTACTGTCCCTTCACAACGTCGGCCAGTTCCTTCCACAGATGCTAGCACAACAGGGACGTCAACACCCATTTTGtctgaaggagagaataAGTTGCGGGAACAGGTTAtgagagatgatgggttACCGATTGGGTCTACGATGGTTAGCACACCTAATGAGACGCCCGTTCCCCAGGAACGGAAATAG
- a CDS encoding hypothetical protein (Match to EST gb|CF189542.1|CF189542; HMMPfam hit to DAGAT, Diacylglycerol acyltransferase, score: 430.1, E(): 2.5e-126), with the protein MPLKRPSPGPHPLDLNPYERLQFEEKENRRSHNDTDHHATLTSRQEGLRRRAALGENVDISADGESKEDEGYSAQKRNDRLSSPEDTKTGEGKGKKSPLMSNLKLDDFRDTLEAGIERKFAPLHIPPHRRLQTAAVALWALLLPICMIVLLLLLSLPPMWLILIPYFIWISFDRAPIHGGRPKEWARKGFIWKYFADYYPCSIVKEAELPPNRPYLFGYHPHGIIGMGAFATFATEGTNFSEYFPGIKPHLLTLGSNFKIPFYRELLMIHGCGSVSKRSCANVLSQGPGSAIAIVIGGASESLSAHPGTADLTLKKRFGFVKMAIREGADLVPVFSFGENDIYAQLANAKGSMVYKLQKKFEKVFGFTLPLFYGRGLFNYNYGLMPFRHPIVSVVGKPIHVERDPHPSDEKVQELQGKYIAELTRIWDKYKDLYARGRTKELTLVE; encoded by the exons ATGCCGCTCAAACGGCCTAGCCCGGGACCGCATCCCCTCGACCTCAATCCTTACGAGAGGCTGCaatttgaggagaaggagaacaGGAGATCGCATAATGATACCGATCATCATGCGACTCTCACAAGCCGTCAAGAAGGGCTCCGGCGCCGGGCAGCCTTAGGGGAAAATGTCGACATATCAGCCGATGGAGAAtcgaaggaagacgaggggTATTCCGCCCAAAAAAGGAATGACAGACTATCGTCGCCTGAGGATACCAAGACAggggagggaaaggggaagaagagtccGCTGATGAGTAACTTGAAGTTGGATGATTTTAGGGATACTTTGGAGGCTGGGATTGAACGAAA GTTTGCGCCTCTACAtattcctcctcatcgACGCCTACAGACAGCCGCTGTGGCTCTCTGGGCACTTCTCTTGCCAATATGCATGATTGTCCTCCTGTTATTACT ATCACTTCCCCCAATGTGGCTCATCCTCATACCCTACTTTATTTGGATAAGTTTTGACAGAGCGCCGATTCATGGAGGAAGGCCAAAGGAATGGGCACGAAAAGGCTTCATTTGGAAGTATTTTGCTG ATTATTATCCTTGCAG TATCGTGAAA GAAGCTGAACTTCCTCCAAACAGACCTTACCTTTTCGGCTACCACCCCCACGGTATCATCGGGAT GGGAGCATTCGCTACCTTTGCCACAGAAGGCACAAACTTCTCCGAGTACTTCCCTGGTATCAAACCCCATCTCCTTACTCTTG GATCCAATTTTAAAATCCCCTTCTATCGGGAACTGCTCATGATCCACGGTTGCGGCTCAGTCTCTAAACGTTCTTGCGCCAATGTCCTCTCCCAAGGTCCTGGTAGCGCCATCGCCATTGTCATCGGCGGTGCTTCTGAGAGTTTGTCCGCACATCCTGGCACGGCGGATTTGAcgttgaagaaaaggtttGGATTTGTGAAAATGGCGATTCGGGAAGGGGCGGATTTGGTGCCGGTTTTCTCATTCGGCGAGAATGAC ATCTATGCTCAATT AGCTAATGCTAAAGGGTCGATGGTATACAAGCTTCAGAAGAAGTTTGAGAAGGTCTTTGGTTTCACACTGCCACTATTTTATGGGCGAGG GTTATTCAATT ACAACTATGGACTAATG CCGTTTCGTCATCCTATCGTTTCTGTCG TTGGAAAGCCCATTCATGTCGAACGGGATCCACATCCAAGCGACGAAAAGGTGCAGGAGCTACAGGGCAAATACATTGCTGAGCTGACCCG TATATGGGACAAGTACAAGGACTTGTATGCTCGAGGAAGGACGAAGGAACTCACTTTAGTAGAGTAA
- a CDS encoding hypothetical protein (HMMPfam hit to Thaumatin, Thaumatin family, score: 75.0, E(): 1.9e-19) — protein sequence MPSLDHISVPSITALFSLVLFLSTPSLAVRQMTVSNKCSSSIYVAVGGKGGALTTIGGAAQPAGWKQVPGDFSFNVPDGWNNGRIWARTGCTLNGDTLDCVIGGCSGNTVNCSGTEYGKPGATLAEFTIDVNSMDSYDISIVDGYNLPMEITSSDSSCAKGSCGTETDILTQCDPSLVYPKNSDRIYSCNSACGNLVQFQDGTGGSLISADVNNSPVCCVRNSVAVHHVNCPNTYIPFYQTMKKMCHNAYVYSDEMPSSPAQARYTITFCPNGDGAGLDPPSSSSAVSQDSTPGDNSGNLLNGPAAVSIWTAATGILIENGVGATATNAAHSQMNTGVASSVAVTAATSVTGAQVMSASARSKAITSSAVAAVNSSQSSSNRHTHNGGVAAIELATTSAPAMIRSAAPKELDESTTTYTSNGNVYVKVVVVETKLVHGRDMKCRRGKRWVGEREVAC from the exons ATGCCATCCCTTGATCACATTTCCGTCCCCTCCATTACcgctctcttctccttggtcCTTTTCCTCTCGACACCAAGCCTGGCAGTTCGTCAAATGACAGTGTCGAACAAGTGTTCCTCGTCTATTTATGTCGCCGTGGGCGGGAAGGGTGGGGCGTTAACTACGATTGGCGGGGCTGCTCAGCCTGCGGGGTGGAAGCAGGTACCTGGGGATTTTAGTTTCAATGTTCCTGATGGGT GGAATAATGGAAGGATATGGGCAAGAACAGGATGCACGTTGAATGGGGATACTTTGGACTGTGTGATCGGTGGTTGTTCAGGGAATACAGTAAATTG CTCGGGGACTGAGTATGGGAAACCTGGCGCCACGCTCGCCGAGTTCACTATTGATGTAAACAGCATGGACTCATACGACA TCTCCATAGTTGACGGATATAACCTTCCTATGGAGATTACGTCTTCAGACTCGTCATGCGCAAAAGGATCATGTGGTACTGAAACTGATATTCTTACACAATGTGATCCTAGCTTGGTCTACCCAAAAAACTCGGATAGGATCT ACAGTTGTAATTCTGCTTGCGGGAATCTGGTCCAGTTCC AAGACGGCACTGGCGGCAGTCTGATCAGCGCTGATGTTAACAACTCTCCTGTATGTTGTGTACGGAACAGCGTGGCTGTCCATCACGTCAATTGCCCAAACACTTACATCC CCTTCTATCAAActatgaagaagatgtgcCATAATGCCTATGTCTACTCTGACGA GATGCCGTCTTCACCTGCTCAAGCACGG TATACTATCACATTCTGCCCGAACGGCGATGGCGCTGGCCTCGatcctccctcctcatcctcagcTGTATCACAAGACTCTACTCCCGGCGACAATTCTGGAAACCTTCTTAACGGTCCTGCCGCCGTGTCTATCTGGACTGCGGCTACTGGCATCCTCATCGAGAATGGTGTTGGGGCAACAGCCACAAATGCTGCTCACAGCCAGATGAACACTGGTGTTGCTAGCTCTGTAGCAGTTACCGCGGCGACGTCTGTCACTGGTGCTCAGGTCATGAGTGCATCTGCTAGGTCAAAAGCAATTACTTCTTCTGCTGTGGCTGCTGTCAACAGTTCACAAAGTAGTAGTAACAGGCACACGCATAATGGCGGGGTGGCAGCTATCGAACTAGCTACTACTTCTGCACCTGCTATGATCAGGAGCGCCGCCCCAAAAGAATTGGACGAATCGACAACAACGTATACCTCAAATGGCAACGTATATGTTAAGGTTGTGGTGGTTGAGACGAAGCTTGTACATGGACGGGATATGAAATGCCGGAGAGGTAAGAGATGGGtaggagagagagaagtcGCTTGCTAG
- a CDS encoding hypothetical protein (Match to EST gb|CF194427.1|CF194427; HMMPfam hit to GTP_CDC, Cell division protein, score: 596.8, E(): 1.6e-176), translating into MQQQRVTRLHAYVRNTDMWHLFVPGGPSVSCLSVASDSAAGCLCQRNNITPTVQSSAFFLPTPPWSLYFPAHTHLPPPTMADSYYENQSHSPSPQGEQYSNDKIHHSERIASPNGGGVSTEGYLANKNTEPTPVAAAPARKKLSSWVGFSNLPNQVHRRSVRRGFQFVTMVVGESGLGKSTLINTLFETKLYQPKQIPTPSADRGKTVQIESISADIEENGVRLKLTVVDTPGFGDFVNNEESWKPIVDNIEARFDAFLEQENRVNRSKLLDNRVHACLYFIQPTGHSLKAIDIEFMRRLHNKVNLIPIIAKADTMTDDEIIAFKQRILADIAHYGIQIFQPFQYENEDEETIQENEEIISKVPFAVVGSDSLVQSPDGRQVRGRSYPWGVIEVDNEDHCDFVKLRQMLVRTHMEELREHTNDVLYENYRTEKLRAMGVQQDESVFRETNPAAKQAEERALHEAKLAKMEAEMKIVFQQKVQEKEQKLKQSEEELYARHREMKDALEKQKQELEDKRRKIESGRPLTPEKGSIQQKKRFGLGK; encoded by the exons ATGCAACAGCAGCGAGTAACCAGACTCCACGCGTATGTCCGAAACACCGACATGTGGCACTTGTTTGTGCCTGGTGGTCCAAGCGTGTCGTGTCTCAGCGTCGCGTCCGactctgctgctggttgCTTGTGCCAAAGAAACAACATCACACCTACAGTCCAGTcatccgccttcttccttcctaccCCACCGTGGTCTCTTTATTTTCCTGCCCACACTCATTTGCCACCCCCAACAATGGCCGATTCGTACTATGAAAACCAAAGCCACTCACCATCTCCCCAAGGAGAACAATACTCGAATGACAAGATTCACCACTCAGAGAGGATAGCTTCTCCCAATGGAGGCGGTGTTTCTACCGAAGGATACCTTGCGAATAAAAACACAGAGCCTACTCCAgtggctgctgctcctGCGAGGAAGAAACTTTCTAGCTGGGTTGGATTTAGCAACTTGCCGAACCAAGTGCACAGACGGAGTGTGAG GCGAGGTTTCCAGTTCGTGACCATGGTTGTCG GCGAATCTGGTCTCGGTAAATCTACACTCATTAATACCCTCTTCGAGACAAAACTTTATCAACCCAAACAGATCCCTACACCAAGTGCGGACAGGGGAAAGACCGTTCAGATTGAAAGCATCTCTGCTG ATATCGAAGAAAATGGTGTGAGACTCAAGTTGACTGTGGTGGATACTCCTGGTTTCGGTGACTTTGTGAACAACGAAGAAAG CTGGAAGCCCATCGTCGACAATATTGAAGCCCGTTTCGATGCTTTCCTCGAGCAAGAGAACCGGGTTAACCGTTCTAAGCTTCTTGATAACCGCGTTCATGCTTGCCTCTATTTCATCCAGCCTACCGGCCACTC TCTCAAAGCCATCGACATCGAGTTTATGAGGCGACTGCATAACAAGGTTAACCTTATTCCCATCATTGCTAAGGCCGACACTATGACCGATGATGAGATTATCGCTTTCAAACAAAGA ATTCTCGCCGACATTGCTCACTACGGCATCCAAATCTTCCAGCCTTTCCAGTACGAaaacgaggatgaggagacCATTCAGGAGAACGAAGAAATCATT AGCAAAGTGCCTTTTGCCGTTGTTGGCTCCGACTCTCTTGTTCAGTCTCCCGATGGTCGACAAGTCCGAGGCCGATCATACCCCTGGGGTGTCATCGAAGTTGACAACGAGGACCATTGCGACTTTGTCAAGCTTCGTCAAATGCTTGTCAGGACCCACATGGAAGAACTGCGAGAACACACCAATGATGTGCTGTACGAGAATTACCGAACTGAAAAGCTTAGGGCGATGGGTGTTCAGCAGGATGAGAGCGTGTTCAGGGAGACTAA TCCCGCTGCCAAGCAAGCCGAAGAACGTGCCCTTCACGAGGCTAAGCTCGCTAAAATGGAAGCTGAAATGAAGATTGTCTTCCAACAAAAAGTCCAAGAAAAGGAACAAAAGCTGAAACAgtcggaagaggagcttTACGCCCGCCAtcgggagatgaaggatgctttggagaagcagaagcaagagttggaagacaagaggagaaagattGAGAGCGGTCGACCATTGACACCTGAAAAGGGATCT ATCCAGCAAAAGAAGCGATTTGGTCTCGGCAAATAA